CGCCAGGACGGCCGCGATCCGGCCCAGCCAGATCAGCCGGAAGTCGTTGATCTTCCACGGATTGGTCCCGTGGGCCTCGAGCGCCGCCTTGGCATTCGGCCCGGTCATCGGCTCGGGAGCCTCAGGTGCGTCGGTCATGTTTGGGGTAAGGCGTTCCGTCTCGGTGGAAGTAGCGGTCCGCGCCCGCGGGCAGGACCATGTCGATGTCGGGATAGTCGCAGGCGTCGGTCGTGGGCGAGCGCGTGCCGACTTCCAGCAGAAGCGCCTCTGCGCCCGATCGGTTCTCGATCTTGTGGCCGTTGGGCACGCCCGCCTTGAAGCCCGCGCAATCCCCGGCCCGCAGGAGGGTCTCGCCGTCCTCCTCGACCAGCACGACCTCGCCGGCCAGGACGGTCACGAACTCGTCCTCGGTGGCGTGCCAGTGGCGCTGGCTGGACCAGGCTCCGGCCGGGAGCCGCAGCAGATTGACGCCGAACTGGGTCAGGCCCGCCGCATCGCCCAGCCTCCAGCGGCGACGCGCCAGACAGGGGCCGGCGTGGTCGTCGGGGTAGGCGGTGCCGTGGCCGGTCGGTGCGGCATCGATGTCGATCTTCGGCACGGTCGCTCCCCTTTCCGGCTCGGCGTGATCTCCCTAAAGCATAGGACCATGGGCACTGCATCAACTCCTGTGATCGATCCTGTCGAACTGACCCGGGACCTCATCCGGCGGCCGTCGGTGACGCCGGTGGACGCCGGGGCGATGGACACGCTGGAGCGGGTGCTGACTGGCCTGGGCTTCACCTGTCGGCGGATGGCGTTCGAAGGGTCGACGGGGGCCGCGACCGATGCCCGGATCGAGAACCTGTACGCCCGCCGGGGCACCGCCAGTCCCAACCTGTGCTTCGCCGGCCATACCGATGTGGTCCCCACGGGAGAGGCGGCCGCCTGGTCGTCCGATCCGTTCGAGGCCGAGGTGCGGAACGGGCTGCTCTACGGCCGGGGCGCGGTGGACATGAAGGGCGGCATCGCCGCCTGGGTCGCGGCGGTGTCGCAGATCCTCGCGGACGGCGAGCCGGCCGGATCCCTGTCCTTCCTGATCACCGGCGATGAGGAAGGTCCCGCCCTGCACGGCACCAAGAAGGTGGTCGAGGCCCTGATGGCCGAGGGCGAGGTCATCGACGCCTGCGTGGTCGGCGAGCCGTCCTCGCAGACCCAGCTGGGCGACATGATCAAGATCGGCCGGCGCGGCTCGCTCAACACCTGGATCACGGTCCACGGGAAACAGGGGCACGTCGCCTATCCCGCCCGCGCGGCCAATCCGGCCCCGGTCCTGGTGCGGCTGCTGGCGGCGCTGGACGCCCATGTCCTCGACGAGGGGTATGAGGCCTTCCAGCCGTCGAACCTCGAGATCACCACGATCGACATCGGCAACCCGGCCACCAACGTCATCCCCGCCGAGGCGCGGGCCCGGCTGAACATCCGCTTCAACCCGGCCCAGACCGGTGACGGCCTGATCGACTGGCTGAACCGCGAGGCGGG
This DNA window, taken from Brevundimonas subvibrioides ATCC 15264, encodes the following:
- a CDS encoding cupin domain-containing protein, which gives rise to MPKIDIDAAPTGHGTAYPDDHAGPCLARRRWRLGDAAGLTQFGVNLLRLPAGAWSSQRHWHATEDEFVTVLAGEVVLVEEDGETLLRAGDCAGFKAGVPNGHKIENRSGAEALLLEVGTRSPTTDACDYPDIDMVLPAGADRYFHRDGTPYPKHDRRT
- the dapE gene encoding succinyl-diaminopimelate desuccinylase, which codes for MGTASTPVIDPVELTRDLIRRPSVTPVDAGAMDTLERVLTGLGFTCRRMAFEGSTGAATDARIENLYARRGTASPNLCFAGHTDVVPTGEAAAWSSDPFEAEVRNGLLYGRGAVDMKGGIAAWVAAVSQILADGEPAGSLSFLITGDEEGPALHGTKKVVEALMAEGEVIDACVVGEPSSQTQLGDMIKIGRRGSLNTWITVHGKQGHVAYPARAANPAPVLVRLLAALDAHVLDEGYEAFQPSNLEITTIDIGNPATNVIPAEARARLNIRFNPAQTGDGLIDWLNREAGRVQAETGLQITLEHMCSGEAFLTPHGPFVTAVQDAVEASTGVRPEASTTGGTSDARFIRAMCPVLELGLVGQTMHQVDERVPVAELVALTAAYRRVIETVQGQG